The Bacteroidales bacterium sequence ACGATCCTTAGTGCATTGATCAATCCTGCTACCGTTACCGATCCTGTGCCCTGCGCATCATCATGCCATACAGGGATATCGCATGATTCTCTCAGTGTATCGAGCACCTTATAACAGTTTGGCTGGGATATATCTTCCAGGTTGACCACACCGAAACTGGGTTCAAGCATATTGACAAAATCAATGATCTTACCCGGATCGTGCTCCCCTTTTTTATTGTAACTGTTCATACATAGGGGGACGGCATCTATTCCGGCAAGATATTTCATGAGATAGGCTTTTCCTTCCATCACCCCGAGACCCCCGGGTGGAGTTACATCACCGTCTCCCAGAACCCTGGTTGAATCGGATACCACGGCTACCAAGTTTCCCCGGTTAGAGAGATCAAAAGAGGAATTGTTGTTATCCCGTATGGTCGTGGAAATGTTTGAAACACCTGGTGTATACCATATATTGAACCAGTTGAAGCCGTAAAGGCCTGCCTTGGGCAGAGTTTGCAGCTTCCCTCCGTAAAACTTATGTGCCTGTAAGGAAAGCTCCTTTAAAAAGATCGTCTTGGCTTTGGCCATCTGCTCCTCGGAGAAATCCTCAGGAAAAAGTTCATTCAGGTTGGTTAAGGAAAGATCGATTGTTGCCATAGGTGCCTCCTGGTATCAATTCGGTTATTTAACTTACTAACAAAAATAAAAAATATTCCGGTTTTATACCCGGAATATTTTTTATTTTCTTCTTTCTGTTTATGCTATGAAACAGATGGAACCATTCAGGCTTCCGTGATGGTAACTACAATATTCCTGACACTCCGGGGGCCATCAAATTCACATACAAATATATTTTGCCATGTACTAAGCCCCAGTTTACCTTCAATGATTGGGATCGTTTCTCCGGGACCCACCAGTCCTGATTTCAGATGGGCATCTCCATTGTTATCCTGCGCATCATGTTCCCATACTCCTGAAGGTATCAGCTTCCTGAGCAGATTGACTACATCATTCTGTACCGACTGGTCCCAGCTTTCCTGAATCATGATGCCGGCGGTAGCGCCATGTACATAAACTGAAGCAATGCCTTGCTGTACGTTGCTCTTTTTGACGATGGCCTCCACTTCCGAGGTGATATCAAAAAGCCCGTTTTGTTTGTTTGTTTTGATCTTTATGTTTTCTTGCATAAAAAAATACAATTTTAGGAGGTTAAATTTAAAATGAAATCAGAACAAAATCAAATGCTTAATGAATAAAATTAGAACCATATATATTCGTGTTTTGATTCAATTTATAGACAGAATCCCGGGAAATTTGTTAATTAAATCCCGGGGTTGTTTCCACGATTAGAGAGATTTTTCTATTTTCGCAGTTTGATGAAGCCACAAAATGTTTTGACTTATGGAATATAGCTTTTATGAAATAGAAAAGAAATGGCAAAAATACTGGGAAGAGAACATGATTTACAAGGTTGATGTAGATCATAGTAAGCCAAAATATTATGTGTTGGATATGTTTCCTTATCCTTCGGGTGCCGGATTACATGTTGGCCATCCCCTGGGATATATTGCATCGGATATTTTTGCCCGGTATAAAAGAATGGAAGGTTATAATGTATTGCATCCCATGGGATACGATGCTTTTGGGCTGCCTGCCGAACAATATGCCATTCAAACGGGTCAGCATCCTGCCAAAACCACCGAGCAAAACATCAAACGCTATAAGGACCAGCTTACAAAGATAGGATTTTCTTATGACTGGGATCGAGAGATCCGAACTTGTGATCCCAAATATTATAAATGGACCCAATGGGCTTTTCTGGAGATGTTCGAACATTGGTACAATAAGAAAACCAACAAAGCCGAATCCATTGAAAAGCTTAAAGATATATTTAGCCGCGAGGGAAATGGGAATGTAGAGGCGAGCTGTAACGAAACGAAACCTTTTACGGCAGAAGAATGGAACAGCATGTCGGAAAAGGAACAACAACAGATATTGCTCAATTACCGGATTGCATACCTGGCAGATTCATTGGTAAACTGGTGTCCGGATTTGGGAACCGTGCTTGCCAATGATGAAGTCAAGGATGGTGTATCGGTAAGGGGTGGATATCCGGTGATTCAGAAGAAAATGAAACAGTGGTCGCTTCGTGTTACGGCTTATGCCGATCGTTTACTCGATGGTCTTGAGAAGGTGGACTGGACTGAGTCGCTGAAAGAAATTCAGAGAAACTGGATTGGAAGATCGGAAGGAGCTGATATTTGGTTCGATGTAGAGCATTCCGATACCAGGATCAATGTGTTCACCACCAGGCCCGATACATTGTTCGGAGTAACATTTATGGTACTTGCACCTGAGAGCGAACTGGTGGAGGAACTAACGCTGGATCAGTACAAAAATAAAGTCAATGAATATGTGGAGCAGGCAACTTCACGTCCCGAAAGAGATCGGGTTACCGATACACAGTCTGTTAGCGGTGAATTTACAGGCAGTTATGCCTTGCATCCTTTTACCGGTGAGCGGTTGCCTATCTGGGTAAGCGATTATGTATTGATCGGTTACGGTACCGGGGCCATTATGGCAGTTCCAGCCCATGACCAACGTGACCATGATTTTGCCACACATTTTGACCTCCCTATAGTACCTGTAATTAAGGGGGGTGATCCTCAGGAAAAAGCATATGATTCCCTGGAAGGTGAGGTGATCAATTCCAGATTCATCAATGGTATGAAAGCAAAAGATGCCATCCCCAAGATTATAGAAGAAATGGAAAAACACGGCATCGGAAGGAAAAAAGTTAACTACAGGTTACGGGATGCAATATTCAGCCGGCAAAGATATTGGGGTGAACCATTCCCTATATATTACAAAGATGAAATGCCCTATCCCTTAGACAAAAGTAAGCTTCCGCTGGAACTCCCCGAGGTAGACGCCTATAAACCGACAAAGGATGGCAAACCACCCCTGGCCCGAGCTAAGAATTGGGAAACCGAGGAGGGCTATCCGCTTGAATTAAGTACCATGCCTGGCTTTGCCGGATCGTCGGCATATTTCCTTCGCTTTATGGACCCTCATAATGATGAGGCCTTGGTATCCAGAGAAGCCAATGATTACTGGAGAGATGTTGATCTTTATGTGGGAGGAACGGAGCATGCTACCGGCCATCTGATTTATTCGCGTTTCTGGAACAAGTTTCTCTATGATATCGGATGGATATGTGAAGATGAGCCTTTTAAAAAACTGATCAACCAAGGGATGATCCAGGGTCGTTCAAACTTTGTTTACCGGATTAAAGGAACCAATACGTTTGTTTCCTTTAACCTTAAAGATCAGTATGATGTAACTCCGCTTCATGTAGATGTGAATATTGTAGATAATGATGTACTGGATATTGAGGCTTTTCGGCAGTGGAATCCGGAGTTTAAGGATGCAGAATTCATTCTGGAAGATGGAAAATATATTTGCGGAGTAGCTATTGAAAAAATGTCTAAATCGCTTTATAATGTGGTAAATCCGGATGATATCATTGAAAACTATGGAGCGGATACATTGCGGATGTATGAGATGTTCCTCGGTCCTATTGACATGTCAAAACCTTGGGATACCAATGGTATTGACGGGGTATACAAGTTCCTGAGAAGATTATGGAGAATGTTTCATGATGATCAGGGCAATTTTAACTTAAGCGATGAAGAGCCCACAAAAGATGAACTTAAAACACTTCATAAAACCATAAAAAAGGTAAGGGAGGATGTGGATAATTTTTCCTTTAATACGGCCATAAGTGCTATGATGATTTGTTTAAACGAATTGCCTGCCAACTTAAATAAGCGAAAGATATTGTTCCCTGTTTTACGGCTATTGGCTCCTTTTGCTCCCCATATGACCGAAGAATTATGGCAACGGGATGGCCGGGAAGGTAGTGTTGTGGATGCCGGCATACCTGAGTATAATGAAGAATATTTGAAAGAGTCCACAATTACTTATCCCGTTTCATTTAACGGTAAAATGCGTTTTAAACTCGATTTACCAGTGGATATCGATCAGGAGCAGGTAGAGGAGATTATATTGAATCATGAAAAAGCACAAAAGTGGCTCAATGGCAAGAAACCCCAAAAGATCATATTCGTGCCCAACAAGATCATTAACGTGGTGGTATAAGCCGGGGAAGAAATGGCATATAAAAATATTTTCACTGTTGGGTCCCTTCTTATTATCGTTCCTTTGGTATTTATATTGCTGCTTACAAATGATCATAATGAAAGGCCGAGGCCGGTATTCAAAAAGAATATAGACCAGAATATTTTGGATTTGAATCCGGACAAGGAATTTGGTATTGTTCTGGATTCATTTCGGACAGAAACAGGCCGCATACGTCGAAATCAGACTCTGGCGGGTATTCTGAGACATTACGATCTGAGAAATCATAAAATACATGAGATAGCGCAGGAGATTGACAAGGTATTCGATGTAACAAAGTTTAAGGCAGGCAATACCTACTATTTTTATTTTCCGGAGGAGGACAGTGCTCAGGCGGTGCGCTATTTTGTATATGAACATACCCCGAAAGAATACGTAAAGATCAGTTTGGGTGATAGAATTGGTGTAGAAAAGTCAAAGAAAGAGACTCGTTTGGTCACAAGAACGAGTACAGGAACTATTGAAACTTCATTATGGAAAACCCTGGATAGGAATGACATACAACCAATTCTTGCGCTCCGGTTATCAGAGATTTATGCCTGGTCCATAAACTTTTTCAATCTTAAAAAAGGGGATCATTTTAAGGTGATCTATGAGGAAGAATACGTCGATAGCACTTCGGTGGGCATTCATAGAATTGGAACAGCGCGTTTTGTCCATGATGATGAGGTTTATTATGCCATCCCTTTTGTTCAGGATAACATCCGGGATTTTTATGATCTGGAAGGAAATAGTTTGAGAAGGGAATTTTTGAAAGCACCCTTGAGATTTTCAAGGATCAGTTCCGGATATTCTCATAGCCGTTTGCATCCAATCCTGAATTACCGCCGGCCACACAGGGGAGTAGACTATGCAGCTCCCACCGGTACCCCGGTACATGCCATCGGC is a genomic window containing:
- a CDS encoding secondary thiamine-phosphate synthase enzyme YjbQ yields the protein MQENIKIKTNKQNGLFDITSEVEAIVKKSNVQQGIASVYVHGATAGIMIQESWDQSVQNDVVNLLRKLIPSGVWEHDAQDNNGDAHLKSGLVGPGETIPIIEGKLGLSTWQNIFVCEFDGPRSVRNIVVTITEA
- the leuS gene encoding leucine--tRNA ligase, with the translated sequence MEYSFYEIEKKWQKYWEENMIYKVDVDHSKPKYYVLDMFPYPSGAGLHVGHPLGYIASDIFARYKRMEGYNVLHPMGYDAFGLPAEQYAIQTGQHPAKTTEQNIKRYKDQLTKIGFSYDWDREIRTCDPKYYKWTQWAFLEMFEHWYNKKTNKAESIEKLKDIFSREGNGNVEASCNETKPFTAEEWNSMSEKEQQQILLNYRIAYLADSLVNWCPDLGTVLANDEVKDGVSVRGGYPVIQKKMKQWSLRVTAYADRLLDGLEKVDWTESLKEIQRNWIGRSEGADIWFDVEHSDTRINVFTTRPDTLFGVTFMVLAPESELVEELTLDQYKNKVNEYVEQATSRPERDRVTDTQSVSGEFTGSYALHPFTGERLPIWVSDYVLIGYGTGAIMAVPAHDQRDHDFATHFDLPIVPVIKGGDPQEKAYDSLEGEVINSRFINGMKAKDAIPKIIEEMEKHGIGRKKVNYRLRDAIFSRQRYWGEPFPIYYKDEMPYPLDKSKLPLELPEVDAYKPTKDGKPPLARAKNWETEEGYPLELSTMPGFAGSSAYFLRFMDPHNDEALVSREANDYWRDVDLYVGGTEHATGHLIYSRFWNKFLYDIGWICEDEPFKKLINQGMIQGRSNFVYRIKGTNTFVSFNLKDQYDVTPLHVDVNIVDNDVLDIEAFRQWNPEFKDAEFILEDGKYICGVAIEKMSKSLYNVVNPDDIIENYGADTLRMYEMFLGPIDMSKPWDTNGIDGVYKFLRRLWRMFHDDQGNFNLSDEEPTKDELKTLHKTIKKVREDVDNFSFNTAISAMMICLNELPANLNKRKILFPVLRLLAPFAPHMTEELWQRDGREGSVVDAGIPEYNEEYLKESTITYPVSFNGKMRFKLDLPVDIDQEQVEEIILNHEKAQKWLNGKKPQKIIFVPNKIINVVV
- a CDS encoding peptidoglycan DD-metalloendopeptidase family protein, whose product is MAYKNIFTVGSLLIIVPLVFILLLTNDHNERPRPVFKKNIDQNILDLNPDKEFGIVLDSFRTETGRIRRNQTLAGILRHYDLRNHKIHEIAQEIDKVFDVTKFKAGNTYYFYFPEEDSAQAVRYFVYEHTPKEYVKISLGDRIGVEKSKKETRLVTRTSTGTIETSLWKTLDRNDIQPILALRLSEIYAWSINFFNLKKGDHFKVIYEEEYVDSTSVGIHRIGTARFVHDDEVYYAIPFVQDNIRDFYDLEGNSLRREFLKAPLRFSRISSGYSHSRLHPILNYRRPHRGVDYAAPTGTPVHAIGDGVVIDKGYTRGAGYYLKIRHNSIYVSGYNHLSGYANGMNQGVEVKQGETIGYVGSTGYATGPHLDFRFWKNGRAVNPLEVEAPPVDPIKESNRDSFRKIKEKCLKKLDNGS